A genome region from Clostridium pasteurianum includes the following:
- a CDS encoding MFS transporter, whose product MEKSVFSRYEINFVVSLAVAMALRQLAMVMILPFMSVYGKTLLYSTPALVGIAIGIYGLIQGIMQMPFGSLSDRIGRKNVITIGSLFLALGLALAAMATNIYLLILARALQGIGAVAAVCFSWIGDNIEEKKRNQAMGIVGIFSGAAGVIGFVGGPFLYNLISVLKLFLCCSILVFLSWLYIVIFLKKDDNNKTNKKAKKVDYKGLIKNKLFVKLSISGFIISYAMVSIFYIVPIVLEKSVGTASMWKVFLPATLIGIVIMIVSSKIADRGKSGVMAFLSFACVLFGGASLFFNNFYVILLGTTFFMAGYMNLSAILPGSVTKLSTKDTRGTITGIYNTVQFIGSFAGGALTGLLWGINNHLPPVFIVLVSVLGCILVRRLENSDNYKVDNKVKVHE is encoded by the coding sequence ATGGAAAAAAGTGTTTTTTCTAGGTATGAAATTAATTTTGTTGTAAGTTTAGCAGTTGCAATGGCTTTAAGACAGCTTGCTATGGTTATGATTCTCCCATTTATGTCGGTATATGGTAAGACACTTTTATATAGTACACCTGCACTCGTAGGTATAGCTATAGGAATATACGGTTTGATTCAAGGAATTATGCAGATGCCTTTTGGAAGCTTAAGTGACAGAATTGGAAGAAAAAATGTTATTACCATTGGTTCTCTATTTCTTGCATTAGGACTAGCTTTGGCAGCAATGGCCACTAATATTTACCTGCTTATATTAGCAAGAGCACTACAGGGAATAGGTGCCGTAGCTGCTGTTTGTTTTTCCTGGATTGGTGATAATATTGAAGAGAAAAAAAGAAATCAAGCAATGGGGATTGTTGGGATTTTTAGTGGAGCAGCAGGAGTAATAGGTTTTGTTGGAGGACCTTTCTTATATAACTTAATTTCAGTGCTTAAATTATTTTTATGCTGTTCCATTTTGGTATTTTTATCATGGCTTTATATAGTTATATTCCTTAAAAAGGACGATAATAATAAAACAAATAAAAAAGCAAAAAAAGTTGATTATAAGGGATTAATAAAAAACAAACTATTTGTTAAATTATCTATCTCTGGTTTTATTATAAGTTATGCTATGGTTAGTATATTTTATATTGTTCCTATAGTATTAGAAAAAAGTGTTGGAACAGCTTCAATGTGGAAAGTATTTTTGCCAGCAACTTTAATTGGTATTGTTATTATGATTGTTTCTTCAAAAATAGCAGATAGAGGAAAGTCAGGAGTGATGGCATTTCTTTCGTTTGCATGTGTATTATTTGGTGGAGCAAGCCTATTTTTTAATAATTTTTATGTTATACTTTTGGGAACAACCTTTTTTATGGCAGGCTACATGAATCTTAGTGCGATACTTCCTGGAAGTGTAACAAAACTTTCTACAAAAGATACTAGGGGAACCATTACCGGTATCTATAATACAGTTCAATTTATTGGTTCCTTTGCTGGCGGAGCTTTAACAGGATTATTATGGGGGATAAATAATCATTTGCCACCAGTATTTATTGTATTAGTTAGTGTACTTGGATGTATTCTTGTTAGAAGGTTAGAAAACTCGGATAATTATAAAGTTGATAATAAAGTAAAAGTACATGAATAA
- a CDS encoding YkuS family protein, with product MKRIGVEEGLSNVADYLKTQGYSIETLGGNLQNNACKCKNLDAIVTSDINTDMMGISDVSTEIPVINASGLTAEEVKDMIEQKFNRLK from the coding sequence ATGAAAAGGATTGGTGTAGAAGAAGGATTATCCAATGTTGCTGATTATTTAAAGACACAAGGATATTCAATAGAAACCTTAGGTGGCAATCTTCAAAATAATGCTTGCAAATGCAAAAATTTAGATGCTATTGTTACATCAGATATAAATACAGATATGATGGGTATTAGTGATGTTTCGACTGAAATTCCTGTTATTAATGCTAGTGGATTAACTGCAGAAGAAGTAAAAGATATGATTGAACAGAAATTTAATAGGTTAAAATAA
- the tlp gene encoding small acid-soluble spore protein Tlp produces MRSKPDDRSDNVDRLQEHIDNTNQNIRLTNEMIEKTDNKKEKEDLKAKNCRREEALNGFKAEIKDEALDKEKGYK; encoded by the coding sequence ATGAGAAGTAAACCAGATGATAGAAGTGACAATGTTGATAGGCTTCAAGAACATATAGACAATACTAATCAAAATATTCGTTTGACAAATGAAATGATTGAAAAGACAGATAATAAAAAGGAAAAAGAAGATTTAAAGGCTAAAAATTGCAGAAGAGAAGAAGCACTTAACGGATTTAAAGCGGAAATTAAAGATGAGGCACTAGATAAAGAAAAAGGATATAAATAA
- a CDS encoding AEC family transporter, with protein sequence MSIKIIFEQMLVLFFMMVTGFVCYKKHFVDDNGYKSMSSIIVNILNPLLIISGVLNKKVGYSGKIIGENILLVFILFLTLIIVSLIYIKIARTSKEEVSSYRLMIMFSNLGFMGIPLVSEVYGTKAIIFVAFYILGYNILIYTYGIYLAAKDNTGTSTKFELKNMFNPGVAACIIAIILFVFKITVPRFVGSFVSYMGNASVPFSMMAIGISLAGTNLKEVFMNARLISFSVAKMLIIPIVCILIMKNFGFDSEALGIFALMISMPVGSIVTLIETEYGGKDSSICSSGIALTTVFSIITIPIVSLFA encoded by the coding sequence ATGAGTATCAAAATTATATTTGAACAGATGTTGGTTCTATTTTTTATGATGGTGACGGGTTTTGTTTGTTATAAGAAACACTTTGTGGACGATAATGGATATAAAAGTATGTCTTCAATAATTGTAAATATATTAAATCCGCTGCTTATTATTTCTGGAGTATTAAATAAAAAGGTTGGATATTCGGGGAAAATTATAGGAGAAAATATTTTGCTTGTTTTCATTCTTTTTTTAACATTAATTATAGTAAGTTTGATTTATATTAAAATAGCAAGAACTTCAAAAGAAGAAGTTTCAAGTTATAGATTAATGATAATGTTTTCAAATCTTGGGTTTATGGGAATACCTTTAGTTTCAGAGGTTTATGGCACAAAGGCAATTATTTTCGTTGCTTTTTACATACTCGGTTATAATATTTTAATTTATACATATGGAATTTATCTAGCAGCAAAAGATAATACGGGTACAAGCACTAAATTTGAGTTAAAGAATATGTTTAATCCGGGTGTTGCAGCCTGCATAATAGCTATAATTTTATTTGTTTTTAAAATTACTGTGCCAAGATTTGTAGGTTCTTTTGTGAGCTATATGGGAAATGCCTCTGTTCCATTTTCAATGATGGCAATAGGAATTTCTCTTGCGGGTACAAATCTTAAAGAGGTATTTATGAATGCTAGACTCATTTCTTTTTCTGTGGCAAAAATGCTAATTATACCTATTGTATGTATTTTAATAATGAAAAATTTTGGCTTCGATAGTGAAGCTCTTGGTATATTTGCACTTATGATTTCTATGCCTGTTGGAAGTATTGTAACTTTAATAGAAACTGAATATGGTGGTAAAGATAGCAGTATATGTTCAAGTGGAATAGCATTAACTACAGTTTTTTCTATAATTACAATTCCAATAGTTTCCTTATTTGCGTAG
- a CDS encoding VOC family protein → MRIKKVLSRFYVYDIDKAVEFYEKIFDEKCSMKFDYPEMNLKLASVGNVLIISGCDEALKQFKDTKATFLVDSVAQFRTFLLNNGAEIIRDLKEVPSGRNMTVKHLDGTIVEYVEHSFSHYSI, encoded by the coding sequence ATGAGAATAAAGAAAGTTTTGAGCCGTTTTTATGTATATGATATTGATAAAGCAGTAGAATTTTATGAGAAAATCTTTGATGAAAAATGCAGCATGAAATTTGACTATCCTGAAATGAATCTAAAATTGGCAAGCGTGGGAAATGTTTTAATTATATCTGGCTGTGATGAAGCTTTGAAGCAGTTTAAAGATACTAAGGCAACATTTTTAGTTGATTCTGTTGCTCAATTTAGAACTTTTTTATTAAATAATGGTGCAGAGATTATTAGAGATTTAAAGGAGGTGCCATCTGGAAGAAATATGACGGTAAAACATCTTGATGGCACAATAGTAGAATATGTTGAACATAGTTTTTCACATTATTCTATATAA
- a CDS encoding RQC domain-containing protein produces MSRKPRVRYTLSDLKDQTAPSNEDIEKILRAADEIIFTAGRSMLAKILKGSKDKKLLENHLDSCPSYGYYKDLTLEKITKVVDWMLANDYLDINYNGRFPMIIFSQRGWETYKPVYVEELYNCISNANIDEAKQDELVERLKGTNREVIKRLLLKIGESKNIGVINFLRKWESSEVKKVRHMISDSISKLENS; encoded by the coding sequence ATGAGTAGAAAACCTAGAGTTCGCTATACTTTAAGTGATTTAAAAGATCAAACAGCACCATCGAATGAGGATATAGAAAAAATTCTTAGGGCTGCAGATGAAATTATTTTTACTGCAGGGAGGTCAATGCTTGCCAAAATACTAAAAGGATCTAAAGATAAGAAACTTCTAGAAAATCATCTTGACAGTTGTCCAAGTTATGGATATTACAAAGATTTAACTCTTGAAAAAATCACTAAAGTTGTAGATTGGATGCTTGCCAATGATTATTTAGACATTAATTATAATGGAAGATTTCCTATGATAATTTTTTCACAGAGAGGTTGGGAAACTTATAAACCTGTTTATGTAGAGGAACTATACAATTGTATTTCAAATGCGAATATAGATGAAGCTAAGCAAGATGAACTTGTAGAAAGACTTAAGGGAACTAATAGAGAAGTAATTAAGCGTTTGCTATTAAAAATCGGAGAAAGCAAAAACATTGGGGTTATAAACTTTTTAAGAAAATGGGAAAGCAGTGAGGTTAAAAAAGTTCGACATATGATAAGTGATTCTATTTCAAAATTAGAAAATAGTTAA
- a CDS encoding PmeII family type II restriction endonuclease, which yields MYISKNEVRIYNKAIKNNSIKTITTLTEKRGGVTLDEKEKKKILEKAKKFFRDTIAESHKKNTKKLVKLSEFKINPFLITYLSNYLTGNNEPISIAKALIYPRVLGTSINTSFGSRIQEFCHSVLEGFASTTSGIDIEFIDATDGRRKYCQIKAGPNTINKDDVETIAEHFKSVKNLARTNGLKLQFDDLIVGVLYGNKNQLSAHYKRIENDYQYNVIIGQEFWYRITGDESFYGDLINAFGQVAEEADSTKLLNDTIKSLAENIKNSDEFGHLFK from the coding sequence ATGTATATAAGTAAAAATGAAGTAAGAATTTATAATAAGGCTATTAAAAATAATAGTATTAAAACTATAACAACTTTAACTGAAAAACGAGGGGGAGTAACTTTGGATGAAAAAGAAAAGAAGAAAATATTAGAAAAAGCTAAAAAATTTTTTAGAGATACAATCGCAGAAAGCCATAAAAAAAATACGAAAAAACTAGTTAAATTAAGTGAATTTAAAATTAATCCATTTTTAATAACTTATTTGTCTAATTATTTAACTGGTAATAATGAACCTATAAGTATTGCTAAAGCTCTTATATATCCTCGAGTTTTAGGAACTTCTATAAATACTTCTTTTGGAAGTAGAATCCAAGAATTTTGTCATAGTGTATTAGAGGGATTTGCGTCAACTACTTCGGGAATTGATATAGAATTTATAGATGCAACAGATGGTAGAAGAAAGTATTGTCAAATAAAAGCAGGACCTAATACTATAAACAAAGATGATGTTGAAACAATAGCAGAGCATTTTAAAAGTGTAAAAAATTTAGCTAGGACTAATGGGCTAAAACTTCAATTTGATGATTTAATTGTAGGTGTTCTTTATGGCAATAAGAATCAACTAAGCGCACATTATAAAAGGATAGAAAATGATTACCAGTACAATGTAATAATTGGACAAGAATTTTGGTATAGGATTACTGGAGATGAAAGCTTTTATGGAGATCTTATAAATGCATTTGGTCAAGTTGCTGAAGAAGCGGATTCAACTAAGTTATTGAATGATACTATAAAATCATTAGCTGAGAACATTAAAAATAGTGATGAATTTGGACATTTATTTAAATAA
- a CDS encoding cold shock domain-containing protein: MLVHFSNIQMNEFKKLEIGEVVKYYIGEYY; this comes from the coding sequence GTGCTTGTACATTTTAGTAATATACAAATGAATGAATTTAAGAAGCTAGAAATAGGAGAAGTTGTTAAATATTATATTGGAGAATATTATTAA
- the drmB gene encoding DUF1998 domain-containing protein, which yields MSSEKRIQLDKNKYDVRLSQIITTFGPGGIMDFIDQPLMTASQKYWGSPIKISEERLAKKLNVSNFIAPQDADSKYNVPFVRFPSWYYCPECNKLKQIKDWEKEYLKAHRSDDKIKYMKKPVCTNHKNEVQLVAPSILVACKRGHIDDFPWSKWAHKNVAGECSNPELELISSSGSLGLDNIKVRCTNCNAENSLKLASSKNGLKNFTCKGEFQWKNEREKCEEKVQMVLRNASNIYFPKIESSLSIPPYSDDINTMINDSSEFESLKSAMNKKEKKGKLKEFIKDDLEDYIEEISKEINMKDKVELVDKIVCRELFDKENASEKTKNDYRYEEYNALTGISIPDEYTSRDFKIEKKDLKDYGIEELSKVILVKRLREVRALVGFSRINMYDNFIMGTKSNNDEVKIIDIKDKESKAYPAYEVRGEGIFIELNLKLIDSWVKENNEISKRAQKLNDRYSKVNKGSYREITPKFILLHTLAHLLIKELSFECGYSSTSLRERIYCDVPSDNYNMSGILIYTADSDSEGSLGGLVKQGEPNILPRILKKAIKKAVWCSYDPICINSTGQGFKNLNLSACYSCALLPETSCEEFNTLLDRVAIVGTLDNRNMGFFSKYI from the coding sequence ATGAGTAGTGAAAAAAGAATCCAATTGGATAAAAATAAGTATGATGTAAGATTATCTCAGATAATAACTACATTTGGACCAGGTGGAATAATGGATTTCATTGACCAACCATTAATGACTGCTTCACAGAAGTATTGGGGAAGTCCAATTAAAATTAGTGAGGAAAGGTTAGCTAAAAAACTTAATGTTAGTAACTTTATAGCTCCTCAAGATGCTGATTCAAAATACAATGTACCGTTTGTTAGGTTCCCTAGTTGGTATTATTGTCCTGAATGTAATAAACTTAAGCAAATAAAAGATTGGGAAAAAGAGTATTTAAAGGCACATAGAAGCGATGATAAAATTAAATATATGAAAAAACCAGTGTGTACAAATCATAAAAATGAAGTACAATTAGTTGCACCATCAATTTTAGTAGCATGTAAAAGAGGACATATTGATGATTTTCCATGGAGTAAGTGGGCACATAAAAATGTAGCTGGGGAATGTAGCAATCCTGAACTTGAATTAATCTCAAGTTCAGGAAGTCTAGGTCTTGATAATATAAAAGTTAGATGTACTAATTGTAATGCTGAAAATAGTCTTAAATTAGCTAGTTCAAAGAATGGATTGAAAAATTTTACATGTAAAGGTGAATTTCAATGGAAAAATGAACGTGAAAAATGCGAAGAAAAGGTTCAAATGGTATTAAGAAATGCATCGAACATATATTTTCCTAAAATTGAATCTTCACTTTCAATTCCTCCATATTCTGATGATATTAATACAATGATAAATGACAGCAGTGAATTTGAATCACTTAAAAGTGCAATGAATAAAAAAGAGAAAAAGGGTAAATTAAAAGAATTTATAAAAGATGACTTAGAAGATTATATAGAAGAAATTTCAAAAGAAATAAATATGAAAGATAAAGTTGAATTAGTAGATAAGATAGTGTGTCGAGAATTGTTTGATAAAGAAAATGCTAGTGAGAAAACGAAGAATGATTATAGATATGAAGAATATAATGCCCTAACTGGAATTTCTATTCCAGATGAGTATACTAGTAGAGACTTTAAAATTGAGAAAAAAGATCTTAAAGATTATGGAATAGAAGAACTTTCTAAAGTGATTTTAGTTAAAAGATTAAGAGAAGTTAGGGCTTTAGTAGGTTTTTCTAGAATTAATATGTATGATAATTTTATTATGGGAACCAAATCAAATAATGATGAGGTAAAAATTATAGATATTAAAGATAAAGAAAGTAAAGCCTATCCAGCATATGAGGTTAGAGGAGAGGGAATATTTATTGAGTTAAATTTGAAATTAATAGATAGCTGGGTAAAAGAAAATAACGAGATTAGTAAAAGAGCTCAGAAATTAAATGATAGATATAGTAAAGTAAATAAGGGAAGTTATAGAGAAATAACACCAAAGTTTATATTGTTACATACGTTGGCTCATTTACTAATTAAAGAGTTGAGTTTTGAATGTGGTTATTCTTCAACATCTTTAAGAGAAAGAATATATTGTGATGTGCCATCAGACAATTATAATATGAGTGGAATATTGATATATACTGCAGATAGTGATTCAGAAGGAAGTTTAGGAGGATTAGTAAAACAGGGTGAGCCGAATATATTACCAAGAATATTAAAAAAGGCCATAAAAAAAGCAGTATGGTGTTCATATGATCCTATATGTATAAATAGCACAGGACAAGGATTTAAGAATTTAAATCTTTCGGCTTGTTATAGTTGTGCCTTATTACCAGAAACAAGTTGTGAAGAATTTAATACATTATTGGATAGAGTTGCGATAGTAGGAACATTAGACAATAGGAATATGGGCTTTTTTAGTAAATATATATAA
- a CDS encoding helicase-related protein, producing the protein MDNDFAKECEEARKLIYENVRKELLGPGSEDIGSDVEHEFITDPPISRYSTGILFPQDLNMGQEVKGNVDLEDDSNNYQEEQEHQKGLNANGKIEFQLYENDNVEAQEFEEKISMTNEKKPSSMGFTFFAKGDVKELVVRLKGAKYRKCKLEDCCVRYSGEDYFEHNGLKEYIERKEENLIIKKEFPTNIIDEYKDDEKYKEDDEYKSFITVLYALSRQINCIKNGKGYVREPISFSDVLNIKLNQNGNYTVHDVMPKKFLSSNGEEMEMDLQVSIYTKEYQNSIRSYTVILVNNEKFKHYGRDLKSIFQPEIRILSEDNKQMTFIHNRNNSIVDFNKDLDEEEQLLEVLYSKKKNYAVGHGVSVMEEMDSFGSLKELKTTYIPTYKVKGIKFDMEGISKDQSNIILSMKNLSDYSNLSKNEVILNLETIVKLYNNWIYNLEKEITSFKDEYKKFTHIARCQIEECKICSERIEKGINILSENEQAYFAFQLMNRALMMQRVQGKSSQKERYPDDDEIKYPNVDFKKVSPDEAIWRPFQLAYILMCLESIVDPKCSDRNLVDLIWVPTGGGKTEAYLGLTAFTIFLRRLKDKNNGGTTVIMRYTLRLLAAQQFTRASILICACELIRREMKGKLGKEKITIGLWIGSNQTPNKKSDAKNDCKELRYSTRSADVLNRNKAQYNKFQVLKCPWCGTKLERDIKYNDKIKKYDSPKGDWGYEFTGKVNKIFCPEDECIFNSALPIEVVDECIYEKPPTLLFGTVDKFAMITWNEGSGSLFGIGSKNNKSPELIIQDELHLISGPLGTLVGEYETAVDILCSQNENNIKPKIIASTATIRNAKEQCRQLYARDVKQFPPSGLYEDDSFFTKEDKTSFGRQYVGIMPSGKTLTTTQVRLMSVLTNKVNVMNLSDKVKSKYWTLVGYFNTIKELGMTRSLINADIQNNINAVSTRILKYNKARRLYYIAELTSRVSSNTINNTLKNLEVEYSKENKDDKKYAIDVLLASNMISVGVDVSRLNLMMVLEQPKLTSEYIQATSRVGRENPGIIFTLYNPTRSRDKSYYEMFHDYHQSFYKYVEPTSVTPFSEPARERMLHSVFIALIRHAVGLSSEVAAGSFDSIDNSVIDKCRNKIIERAEKILNLSESDEEIQNIKEEINLFCKEWKEKIDKYDGRIKYSKNRSANNEDNYGYLIRPFGKKVKTEKPTLQSMRNVDKQGTVEILQFGDDADE; encoded by the coding sequence TTGGATAATGATTTTGCAAAGGAATGTGAAGAAGCAAGAAAATTAATTTATGAAAATGTGAGAAAAGAATTATTAGGACCTGGTTCAGAAGATATAGGTTCTGATGTTGAGCATGAGTTTATAACTGATCCACCTATATCAAGATATTCAACAGGAATATTGTTTCCACAAGATTTAAATATGGGACAAGAGGTAAAAGGAAATGTTGATTTAGAAGATGATAGCAATAATTATCAGGAAGAACAGGAACATCAAAAAGGTTTAAATGCAAATGGAAAAATTGAATTTCAATTATATGAAAATGACAATGTAGAGGCTCAAGAATTTGAAGAAAAAATAAGCATGACAAATGAAAAAAAGCCTTCTTCAATGGGATTTACTTTCTTTGCAAAAGGAGATGTTAAAGAGTTAGTAGTAAGATTAAAAGGTGCTAAATATAGGAAATGTAAATTAGAAGACTGCTGCGTTAGGTACAGTGGTGAAGATTATTTTGAACATAATGGATTAAAGGAATATATAGAGAGAAAAGAAGAAAATTTAATAATAAAAAAAGAATTCCCAACAAATATTATAGATGAATATAAAGATGATGAAAAATATAAAGAAGATGATGAATATAAGAGCTTTATAACAGTTTTATATGCACTAAGTAGACAGATTAATTGTATAAAAAACGGAAAGGGATACGTTAGAGAACCTATAAGTTTTTCAGACGTTTTAAATATAAAATTAAATCAAAATGGTAACTATACAGTTCATGATGTTATGCCTAAAAAGTTTTTAAGTAGCAATGGAGAAGAAATGGAAATGGATTTGCAGGTTTCTATATATACTAAAGAATATCAAAATAGTATTAGAAGCTATACTGTGATACTAGTAAATAATGAAAAATTTAAACATTATGGAAGAGATCTGAAATCAATTTTTCAGCCAGAAATTAGAATATTAAGCGAAGATAATAAGCAAATGACATTTATCCACAATAGAAATAATTCTATTGTGGATTTTAATAAGGACTTGGATGAGGAAGAGCAATTGCTAGAAGTACTTTATAGTAAAAAAAAGAATTATGCAGTTGGACATGGTGTGTCTGTAATGGAGGAAATGGATAGCTTTGGTAGCTTAAAAGAATTAAAAACAACATATATACCTACTTATAAAGTAAAAGGAATAAAATTTGATATGGAAGGTATAAGTAAAGATCAATCAAATATAATACTTTCAATGAAAAACTTAAGTGATTATTCTAACTTAAGCAAAAATGAGGTGATTTTGAATTTAGAAACTATAGTTAAACTTTACAATAATTGGATTTATAATTTAGAAAAAGAAATAACAAGTTTTAAAGATGAATATAAGAAATTTACCCATATAGCAAGGTGTCAAATAGAAGAATGTAAAATATGTTCTGAAAGAATAGAAAAAGGAATTAATATATTATCAGAAAACGAACAAGCGTATTTTGCATTTCAACTTATGAATAGAGCATTGATGATGCAAAGGGTACAGGGAAAGAGTTCACAAAAAGAAAGATATCCAGATGATGATGAAATAAAATATCCAAACGTTGATTTTAAAAAAGTATCTCCTGATGAGGCTATATGGAGACCATTTCAATTAGCTTATATTTTAATGTGCTTAGAATCAATAGTGGATCCAAAGTGCAGTGACAGAAACTTAGTTGATTTAATTTGGGTCCCTACAGGAGGAGGAAAAACAGAAGCTTATTTAGGACTTACAGCATTTACTATTTTCTTAAGGAGATTAAAAGATAAAAATAATGGTGGAACAACTGTTATTATGAGATATACATTAAGGTTATTGGCAGCACAGCAATTTACAAGAGCTAGTATATTAATATGTGCTTGTGAACTTATAAGAAGAGAAATGAAAGGCAAATTAGGAAAAGAAAAAATCACTATAGGATTGTGGATTGGTTCTAATCAAACGCCCAATAAGAAAAGTGATGCAAAAAATGATTGTAAAGAATTAAGATATTCAACTAGAAGTGCAGATGTTTTGAATCGTAACAAAGCCCAATATAATAAGTTTCAGGTACTAAAATGCCCATGGTGTGGCACAAAACTGGAAAGAGATATTAAATATAATGATAAAATTAAAAAATATGATTCGCCAAAAGGAGATTGGGGATATGAATTTACAGGAAAGGTAAATAAGATTTTTTGTCCTGAAGATGAATGCATATTTAACAGTGCACTACCAATAGAAGTAGTAGATGAATGTATTTATGAAAAGCCACCAACTCTTTTATTTGGAACTGTGGATAAATTTGCTATGATAACGTGGAACGAAGGGTCAGGTAGCTTGTTTGGCATAGGTAGTAAAAATAATAAATCACCAGAACTTATTATACAAGATGAGTTACATTTAATTTCAGGACCGCTTGGAACATTGGTTGGTGAATATGAAACAGCGGTGGATATATTATGCAGTCAAAATGAAAATAATATAAAACCTAAAATAATAGCATCTACGGCTACAATTAGAAATGCTAAAGAACAATGCAGACAGCTTTATGCTAGGGATGTTAAGCAATTCCCTCCATCTGGTTTATATGAGGATGATTCATTTTTTACGAAAGAAGATAAGACAAGCTTTGGAAGGCAATATGTTGGTATAATGCCAAGTGGAAAAACATTGACGACAACACAAGTTAGGCTAATGTCTGTATTAACTAATAAAGTTAATGTGATGAATTTATCCGATAAAGTTAAAAGTAAATATTGGACATTAGTAGGTTATTTTAATACTATAAAAGAATTAGGTATGACAAGGAGCTTGATAAATGCTGATATTCAAAATAATATAAATGCAGTTTCTACTAGAATATTAAAATACAATAAAGCAAGAAGATTATATTATATAGCTGAGTTAACCAGCAGAGTATCTTCTAATACTATAAATAACACATTAAAGAACTTGGAAGTGGAGTATAGTAAAGAAAATAAAGATGATAAAAAGTATGCTATTGATGTTTTATTAGCTTCTAATATGATATCAGTTGGTGTTGATGTATCGAGATTAAATCTGATGATGGTATTGGAGCAACCAAAGTTGACATCAGAATATATACAAGCAACAAGTAGAGTTGGAAGAGAAAACCCAGGAATCATTTTTACTTTGTATAATCCAACAAGATCAAGGGATAAATCCTACTATGAGATGTTTCACGATTATCATCAATCATTTTATAAATATGTAGAGCCAACAAGTGTTACACCATTTTCAGAGCCAGCGCGAGAAAGAATGTTGCATTCAGTTTTTATTGCATTAATAAGACACGCAGTAGGATTAAGTTCTGAGGTAGCGGCAGGTAGCTTTGATAGTATAGATAATTCTGTAATTGATAAATGCAGGAATAAAATAATTGAAAGGGCAGAAAAAATATTAAATCTTTCTGAATCAGATGAGGAAATACAAAATATTAAAGAAGAAATAAATTTATTTTGCAAGGAATGGAAAGAAAAAATAGATAAATATGATGGGAGGATTAAATATTCAAAAAATAGATCAGCAAATAATGAGGATAATTATGGATATTTGATAAGACCATTTGGGAAAAAAGTGAAAACTGAAAAACCTACATTACAATCAATGAGAAATGTTGATAAGCAAGGAACAGTAGAAATTTTGCAGTTTGGAGATGATGCAGATGAGTAG